The following are encoded in a window of Thunnus albacares chromosome 17, fThuAlb1.1, whole genome shotgun sequence genomic DNA:
- the slc25a19 gene encoding mitochondrial thiamine pyrophosphate carrier, translated as MVGYDPGAQGSALSSQEAALAGSAAGMVTRALVSPFDVIKIRFQLQIECVSSQRREGRYWGLFQAARRIHAEEGLFAFWKGHIPAQLLSVCFGAVQFASFECLTEVVHKMTPYESQTAGVHFVCGGVAACSATVVCQPLDTLRTRFAAQGEPKVYRNLRNAVFTMCRSEGVLTFYRGLSPTLVAVFPYAGLQFFFYNVFKKMLDPPSKTGNSGGNLRSLVCGSGAGMISKTITYPFDLFKKRLQVGGFEEARARFGQVRSYRGLVDCAVQIAKEEGVRGFFKGLSPSLVKAALSTGFTFFWYEFFLNAMRNLKERQRENSFTKDAEES; from the exons ATGGTGGGTTACGACCCCGGAGCTCAGGGATCAGCGCTCTCCTCACAGGAAGCAGCCCTTGCTGGGTCAGCTGCTGGGATGGTCACCCGAGCCCTCGTCAGCCCCTTTGATGtcattaaaatcagatttcag CTGCAGATTGAGTGCGTGTCTTCACAGAGGCGGGAGGGAAGATACTGGGGGTTATTTCAGGCAGCTCGTCGCATCCATGCAGAGGAGGGGCTCTTTGCTTTCTGGAAGGGACACATCCCTGCACAGCTCCTCTCCGTGTGTTTTGGGGCTGTCCAG TTTGCCAGTTTTGAGTGTCTGACTGAGGTGGTCCACAAGATGACGCCATATGAGAGCCAGACGGCAGGAGTACACTTTGTGTGTGGCGGGGTGGCTGCCTGCTCTGCTACAGTGGTCTGCCAGCCTCTGGACACACTGCGCACGCGCTTTGCAGCTCAGGGAGAACCTAAG GTGTACAGGAACCTTCgaaatgctgtgtttacaatgTGCCGCTCAGAGGGAGTCTTGACGTTTTACCGTGGCCTGTCTCCTACACTGGTGGCAGTGTTTCCTTATGCTGGACTGCAGTTCTTTTTCTACAATGTCTTTAAAAAGATGTTGGATCCACCTTCCAAAACCGGAAACTCAGGAG GAAACCTGAGAAGCCTGGTATGTGGCAGTGGAGCTGGAATGATAAGCAAAACAATCACGTACCCCTTTGACCTCTTCAAGAAGAGACTGCAGGTTGGGGGCTTTGAGGAAGCCAGAGCTCGCTTTGGACAG GTGCGGAGTTACAGAGGCCTGGTGGACTGCGCTGTTCAAATAGCCAAAGAGGAGGGTGTCCGAGGCTTCTTTAAAGGCCTCTCCCCCAGCCTCGTGAAGGCTGCACTGTCAACAGGCTTCACTTTCTTTTGGTATGAATTCTTCCTTAATGCCATGCGTAACCtcaaggagagacagagagagaatagTTTCACCAAAGATGCAGAGGAAAGTTAA
- the mif4gdb gene encoding MIF4G domain-containing protein B: MENSTEDYKIQSFDQDTQMLLKTALKDPSSVNLDKVSNIIVDQSLKDQVFSKEAGRICYTIVQAEAKQSNGNVFRRNLLNRLQQEFKDREETRGRSLQEWVCYVTFICNIYDYLKVNNMPMVALVHPVYDCLMRLAQPDALMNEEEVDCLVLQLHRIGEQLEKVNSQRMDELFFLLRDGFLLQEGLSSMARLLLLEILEFRAGGWLLSSTAHKYYYSEIAD; encoded by the exons ATGGAAAACTCCACTGAGGATTACAAGATCCAGTCGTTTGACCAGGATACACAGATGCTGCTGAAAACAGCCTTGAAAG atcCAAGTTCAGTGAACCTGGATAAGGTATCCAATATCATCGTGGATCAGTCTTTGAAAGACCAGGTGTTCAGCAAAGAAGCTGGACGCATCTGCTACACCATCGTGCAG GCTGAGGCCAAGCAGAGCAACGGGAACGTGTTCAGGAGGAACTTGCTGAACCGGCTCCAACAGGAGTTCAAGGACCGCGAGGAGACAAGGGGGCGTTCGCTGCAGGAGTGGGTCTGCTACGTCACTTTCATCTGTAACATCTACGACTACCTCAAA GTGAACAATATGCCAATGGTGGCTCTGGTCCATCCTGTGTATGACTGTCTGATGAGGCTGGCTCAGCCTGATGCTCTCATGAacgaggaggag GTGGACTGCCTGGTGCTGCAGCTGCATCGCATCGGAGAGCAGCTGGAAAAAGTGAACAGCCAGCGGATGGACGAGCTGTTCTTCCTGCTGCGGGACGGCTTCCTGCTCCAGGAGGGCCTCTCCTCCATGGCccgtctgctgctgctggagatcCTGGAGTTCAGGGCCGGAGGCTGGTTGCTCAGCAGCACCGCACACAAGTACTACTACAGCGAGATCGCTGACTAG
- the mrps7 gene encoding 28S ribosomal protein S7, mitochondrial yields MSASLSGLLKPWTPRVFLVRWSRYNPYYLEPEVSKEAYSKPETELSAEEKEQRELKALRPIKAATSGVTSSVFSDPVLSKFVNMMMKHGNKVLAREIMIETLENIKRKQVEKYHKAPQGKKEEIECNPFTIFHQALENCKPVVGLASIQKGGKFYQVPIPLTDNRRRFLAMKWMITECRDNKHRRMHMYEKLSQELLAASIKEGNVIKKKHELHKMAESNRAYAHYRWW; encoded by the exons ATGTCTGCCTCCCTCTCAGGATTATTAAAACCTTGGACACCGAG GGTGTTCCTGGTGAGATGGAGCAGATACAACCCGTACTATCTGGAGCCAGAGGTCAGCAAGGAGGCCTACAGCAAACCAGAGACGGAGCTCAGCGCTGAGGAGAAGGAGCAGCGGGAGCTCAAAGCGCTCCGACCCATCAAGGCAGCAACTAGCGGCGTCACCAGCTCTGTGTTCAGCGATCCAGTCCTCAG TAAATTCGTCAACATGATGATGAAACATGGAAACAAGGTTTTGGCCAGAGAGATCATGATAGAG ACGTTGGAGAACATAAAGAGGAAACAGGTGGAGAAATACCACAAAGCTCCAcaagggaagaaagaggagatcGAGTGTAACCCCTTCACCATCTTCCACCAGGCTCTGGAGAACTGTAAGCCTGTCGTCGGACTGGCCAGCATACAGAAAGGCGGAAAGTTCTACCAG GTGCCTATTCCTCTTACGGACAACCGGCGTCGCTTCCTCGCTATGAAGTGGATGATCACAGAGTGCAGGGACAACAAACACCGGCGCATGCACATGTATGAAAAACTTTCCCAGGAACTGCTGGCGGCCTCGATCAAGGAGGGCAACGTCATCAAGAAGAAGCACGAGCTGCACAAGATGGCGGAATCCAACAGAGCCTACGCCCACTACCGCTGGTGGTAG